In Saccharolobus solfataricus, a genomic segment contains:
- a CDS encoding MazG nucleotide pyrophosphohydrolase domain-containing protein: MELKELQSKMKEMYFEKDSQRGIYATFTWLVEEVGELAEALLSNNLDSIQEELADVIAWTVSIANLEGIDIEEALKKKYKL, from the coding sequence TTGGAACTTAAGGAACTACAGTCAAAAATGAAGGAAATGTATTTCGAGAAAGACTCGCAAAGGGGTATTTATGCTACATTTACTTGGCTAGTAGAAGAAGTAGGAGAGTTAGCTGAAGCACTTCTTTCCAATAATTTAGATTCTATCCAAGAGGAATTGGCGGATGTCATAGCTTGGACAGTATCCATAGCTAACTTAGAAGGTATAGATATAGAAGAAGCTTTAAAGAAGAAGTATAAATTGTAA
- a CDS encoding gamma-glutamyltransferase family protein, which yields MPSAVGKKVVTTQNYIASYVGAKVLEEGGNAFDAAIAISATLSVVIPHTSGLGGDGFLLAKTPEGLIAYNASGWAPKELKVDKINSDRGPLTVVVPGLVDLWEFIYENYASKSLHELLIPAISLATNGFMVGRGLHHAIISSFKLSDDWNRVYGSKRFGDEIKLRGIAKVLKEISKDPRSFYEGKIAEELTKGLRERGVPVSYEDFSEFHGEIINPIKMKYKDFMLYELPPNTQGLTTLELLKMIEVTEINKLPFNDVRRVNDHVRLSALAYADRNNYIADPRFVNVPVEMLLSEKYIANKIAEYGFEVKVNVTGDTTFFAVADGENEIGFIQSLFYPFGSGIVVNDIPFNNRGAGFSEGNNKPEPRKRPLHTLSILMAEKDDERIFIGCAGGDLRPQIHAEVFEYYADYNMEIDEAVQAPRFMYLGNKVIAEKRLGVPATQTDYYSPEVGIVQALKYKKGRYIGVADIRSEGIVLPI from the coding sequence ATGCCTTCAGCAGTAGGTAAAAAAGTTGTCACAACGCAAAATTACATAGCAAGTTACGTTGGAGCTAAGGTTTTAGAAGAAGGGGGAAATGCGTTTGACGCTGCTATCGCAATAAGTGCTACCTTATCTGTAGTGATACCGCATACCAGTGGCCTTGGAGGTGATGGATTTCTATTAGCGAAAACACCGGAGGGTTTAATTGCTTATAATGCATCTGGCTGGGCTCCTAAGGAGTTGAAAGTAGACAAAATAAACAGTGATAGAGGTCCGCTTACTGTGGTTGTCCCTGGGTTAGTAGATCTATGGGAATTCATTTATGAAAACTACGCCTCAAAATCACTACATGAATTGCTTATTCCTGCGATTTCATTAGCGACCAATGGGTTTATGGTGGGAAGAGGATTACACCACGCAATAATAAGTTCGTTTAAATTATCTGATGATTGGAATAGGGTTTATGGAAGCAAAAGATTTGGTGATGAAATAAAGCTCAGGGGAATTGCTAAGGTCTTGAAGGAGATTTCAAAAGACCCTAGAAGTTTCTATGAAGGAAAGATCGCAGAGGAGTTAACCAAAGGATTAAGAGAAAGGGGAGTACCAGTGAGTTATGAAGATTTTAGTGAATTTCACGGTGAGATTATAAATCCAATAAAAATGAAGTATAAGGATTTTATGCTATATGAGTTACCACCAAATACACAAGGACTTACTACACTAGAATTACTTAAAATGATTGAAGTAACTGAAATAAACAAATTGCCCTTCAACGACGTGAGGAGAGTAAATGATCACGTGCGATTAAGTGCACTAGCTTATGCTGATAGAAATAACTATATAGCTGATCCAAGATTTGTAAACGTGCCCGTAGAAATGTTATTATCGGAGAAGTATATTGCAAATAAGATAGCTGAATATGGATTCGAGGTAAAAGTAAACGTTACTGGAGATACAACGTTTTTCGCTGTTGCTGATGGCGAAAATGAAATTGGATTTATACAAAGTCTATTTTATCCCTTTGGCTCTGGGATAGTGGTAAACGATATACCGTTTAACAATAGAGGTGCAGGATTTTCTGAAGGAAATAATAAACCAGAACCTAGGAAGAGACCCTTACACACACTTTCTATACTAATGGCCGAGAAGGACGATGAGAGAATCTTTATAGGTTGTGCTGGTGGAGATCTGAGACCACAAATCCATGCTGAAGTATTTGAGTATTATGCCGATTATAACATGGAAATTGATGAAGCAGTTCAAGCTCCTAGGTTCATGTATTTGGGAAATAAGGTTATTGCCGAAAAGAGACTCGGTGTACCTGCTACACAAACAGACTATTATTCGCCTGAGGTGGGAATAGTGCAAGCCCTAAAGTATAAGAAAGGAAGATATATCGGAGTTGCTGACATTAGAAGTGAAGGCATAGTATTACCTATTTAG
- a CDS encoding N-acetylglucosamine kinase translates to MILVGVDGGGSKTSAIAYTCSGSFLGKGLAGPANFHNVGVEEAVKNVNRAILLATKGMKPDVAYVGLAGVDSRYDYNIMAEALRSIAKNVYVDHDGFVALYAETRGNPGVIVIAGTGSVIVGYDGNRRVRFGGLGWLIADEGSAYWIGREALRAFGKMLDGRINKTIIADKIMKNLNINDVDDLIKWAYHEGHKVKDIASLAKIVDEAANEGDWIALDILKNAAFELASYAVQLAVKIGVDKIFLKGGMFNSSVYYNFFRNYLDNNNIKGVIAEHEPEQGALLLAFKYSECDSSVLNW, encoded by the coding sequence ATGATACTTGTCGGAGTGGATGGGGGAGGAAGTAAAACAAGTGCTATAGCTTATACTTGTAGCGGATCCTTCTTAGGCAAGGGTTTAGCTGGACCTGCGAATTTCCATAATGTAGGTGTTGAAGAGGCTGTAAAAAACGTTAACAGAGCGATTTTATTAGCCACAAAAGGTATGAAACCAGATGTAGCTTATGTAGGTTTGGCTGGGGTAGATTCTAGATATGATTACAACATAATGGCAGAAGCATTGAGATCTATTGCAAAAAACGTTTATGTCGATCACGATGGTTTTGTCGCTCTTTATGCAGAAACTAGAGGAAACCCTGGAGTTATAGTTATAGCAGGTACTGGGAGTGTTATAGTTGGCTATGATGGTAATAGGAGGGTTAGGTTTGGAGGCTTAGGATGGTTAATAGCTGATGAAGGTTCAGCTTATTGGATAGGAAGAGAAGCACTGAGAGCTTTTGGAAAGATGTTAGATGGCAGGATAAACAAAACAATAATTGCAGATAAGATAATGAAGAATTTGAATATAAATGATGTTGATGATTTAATAAAGTGGGCTTATCATGAGGGTCATAAGGTTAAGGATATCGCATCATTAGCAAAAATAGTAGATGAAGCGGCTAATGAAGGGGATTGGATAGCCTTAGATATATTGAAAAACGCAGCCTTTGAGCTCGCTAGTTATGCTGTTCAGCTGGCAGTAAAAATAGGTGTTGATAAAATATTCCTAAAAGGCGGAATGTTTAATTCTTCAGTATATTATAATTTCTTTAGAAATTATTTAGATAATAATAATATAAAAGGGGTAATTGCAGAACATGAGCCAGAACAAGGTGCTCTACTACTAGCCTTTAAATACTCAGAGTGCGATTCCAGTGTACTAAATTGGTAG
- a CDS encoding nucleotidyltransferase family protein → MLEKAVITSAGKGSRMKHITNVLPKALLPLFVTENGGKVTRPVIDLIMDSLNKIGVEKFCIVVGRNGMLLMQYLFDRTPTFVFQDMPKGFGDAVLRAEDFSTNEPFFVHADDGVLTKGYDSLKLLFNEISPDGVLLVRRVENPSRYGVVTVQDKGMYNGHKLYRVIDAEEKPLHPKSNLAIAAVYIFKPSIFSALRQIKVEEGKELELTYGIHNLLLDGKEVYALEMNEDEKWLNVGDPKSYLDALNYSFKFL, encoded by the coding sequence ATGCTTGAAAAGGCCGTAATTACATCAGCTGGAAAAGGAAGTCGAATGAAACATATAACAAATGTATTACCAAAGGCATTATTACCCTTATTCGTAACGGAAAATGGAGGGAAGGTAACTAGACCAGTTATAGATTTAATAATGGATTCATTAAATAAGATTGGTGTAGAAAAGTTCTGTATCGTGGTAGGAAGAAATGGAATGTTACTAATGCAATACTTATTCGATAGAACACCAACTTTTGTATTTCAAGATATGCCTAAGGGATTTGGCGATGCAGTCTTGAGGGCAGAGGACTTCTCAACAAATGAACCTTTCTTCGTTCATGCTGATGATGGTGTTCTAACTAAAGGATATGACTCTCTCAAATTGCTATTTAATGAAATAAGTCCAGATGGCGTACTTTTAGTCAGAAGAGTGGAAAATCCTAGTAGATATGGTGTGGTAACTGTTCAAGATAAGGGTATGTACAATGGTCACAAATTATATAGGGTAATTGACGCGGAGGAGAAACCATTACATCCAAAATCTAACTTAGCCATAGCTGCAGTTTACATTTTTAAGCCTAGTATATTCAGTGCCTTAAGGCAAATTAAGGTTGAGGAAGGTAAAGAGTTGGAGTTAACTTATGGGATACATAATTTGTTGCTAGATGGTAAAGAAGTTTACGCGTTAGAAATGAATGAAGATGAGAAATGGTTAAACGTAGGAGACCCTAAAAGCTATCTAGACGCATTAAACTATTCATTTAAATTTCTTTAA